A DNA window from Syngnathus typhle isolate RoL2023-S1 ecotype Sweden linkage group LG2, RoL_Styp_1.0, whole genome shotgun sequence contains the following coding sequences:
- the LOC133150547 gene encoding carbohydrate sulfotransferase 10-like isoform X1, translating into MQFHWRISLACVWLLIFLTVMNKLISLRDVKEIEIIIQDHSFDQSAGADWKTVVEQRTQWLSDMCKSKKLWNDTHVSNTALDNIFVLERHNILFCQTPDGSNDEWKKFLLVLSGTYSSMEEVPEDVVRNYEKSLPRLSSLTSEEITHRLKNDFKFFIVRDPFERLVSTFEDKFLFTKPSEPWYKHTIGPAIIRKYRKAFPYLKEYGLQFDEFVRYLVDEVGRKSMDWRFGQRVAHWASYVELCAPCDISYDVIGHLETLKQDGALILRRTGIEQLIFPAIAHYNKSVVERYFSGISKSELKRLYARYQGDFHLFGYRTPELLFN; encoded by the exons ATGCAGTTCCACTGGCGAATCTCCTTGGCTTGTGTCTGGCTGCTGATCTTCCTCACGGTGATGAATAAGCTCATTAGCCTCAGAGATGTAAAAG AAATTGAGATCATCATCCAAGACCATTCATTTGACCAG TCCGCAGGAGCAGATTGGAAGACGGTTGTTGAGCAGAGGACTCAGTGGCTCTCCGACATGTGTAAGAGCAAGAAACTTTGGAACGACACCCACGTCTCCAACACGGCCTTAGACAACATCTTTGTGTTGGAGCGACACAACATATTGTTCTGTCAGACACCTGATGGGAGCAACGATGAATGGAAGAAATTTCTCCTTGTTCTAAGTG GAACCTATTCCAGTATGGAGGAGGTCCCAGAGGACGTTGTCCGTAACTATGAGAAAAGCTTGCCCCGCCTCTCTTCACTGACGTCGGAGGAAATCACACACAG ATTAAAAAACGACTTCAAGTTTTTCATCGTGAGGGATCCATTTGAGCGTCTCGTTTCCACATTTGAGGACAAGTTCCTATTTACCAAACCTTCTGAGCCTTGGTACAAGCACACCATCGGACCTGCCATCATCCGCAAATATCGCAAAGCCTTTCCTTATCTTAAAGAGTATGGTTTACAGTTTGATGAGTTTGTTCGTTACCTGGTGGACGAGGTTGGCCGGAAGTCCATGGACTGGAGGTTCGGCCAGCGTGTCGCCCACTGGGCGTCCTACGTGGAACTATGCGCCCCGTGCGATATCAGCTATGATGTCATAGGACACCTGGAAACATTGAAGCAAGATGGCGCCCTCATTTTGAGGAGGACAGGCATCGAGCAGCTCATCTTTCCTGCTATTGCACACTACAACAAGAGCGTAGTGGAGCGCTATTTCTCGGGTATCAGCAAGAGCGAGCTCAAACGCCTCTATGCACGCTACCAGGGGGACTTTCACTTATTTGGATATCGAACACCTGAACTTCTATTCAACTGA
- the LOC133150547 gene encoding carbohydrate sulfotransferase 10-like isoform X2, protein MCKSKKLWNDTHVSNTALDNIFVLERHNILFCQTPDGSNDEWKKFLLVLSGTYSSMEEVPEDVVRNYEKSLPRLSSLTSEEITHRLKNDFKFFIVRDPFERLVSTFEDKFLFTKPSEPWYKHTIGPAIIRKYRKAFPYLKEYGLQFDEFVRYLVDEVGRKSMDWRFGQRVAHWASYVELCAPCDISYDVIGHLETLKQDGALILRRTGIEQLIFPAIAHYNKSVVERYFSGISKSELKRLYARYQGDFHLFGYRTPELLFN, encoded by the exons ATGTGTAAGAGCAAGAAACTTTGGAACGACACCCACGTCTCCAACACGGCCTTAGACAACATCTTTGTGTTGGAGCGACACAACATATTGTTCTGTCAGACACCTGATGGGAGCAACGATGAATGGAAGAAATTTCTCCTTGTTCTAAGTG GAACCTATTCCAGTATGGAGGAGGTCCCAGAGGACGTTGTCCGTAACTATGAGAAAAGCTTGCCCCGCCTCTCTTCACTGACGTCGGAGGAAATCACACACAG ATTAAAAAACGACTTCAAGTTTTTCATCGTGAGGGATCCATTTGAGCGTCTCGTTTCCACATTTGAGGACAAGTTCCTATTTACCAAACCTTCTGAGCCTTGGTACAAGCACACCATCGGACCTGCCATCATCCGCAAATATCGCAAAGCCTTTCCTTATCTTAAAGAGTATGGTTTACAGTTTGATGAGTTTGTTCGTTACCTGGTGGACGAGGTTGGCCGGAAGTCCATGGACTGGAGGTTCGGCCAGCGTGTCGCCCACTGGGCGTCCTACGTGGAACTATGCGCCCCGTGCGATATCAGCTATGATGTCATAGGACACCTGGAAACATTGAAGCAAGATGGCGCCCTCATTTTGAGGAGGACAGGCATCGAGCAGCTCATCTTTCCTGCTATTGCACACTACAACAAGAGCGTAGTGGAGCGCTATTTCTCGGGTATCAGCAAGAGCGAGCTCAAACGCCTCTATGCACGCTACCAGGGGGACTTTCACTTATTTGGATATCGAACACCTGAACTTCTATTCAACTGA
- the rpl31 gene encoding 60S ribosomal protein L31, whose protein sequence is MAPTKKGEKKKGRSAINEVVTREYTINVHKRIHGVGFKKRAPRAIKEIRRFAMKEMGTPDVRIDTRLNKAVWSKGVRNVPYRIRVRLSRKRNEDEDSPNKLYTLVTYVPVTTCKGLQTVNVDEN, encoded by the exons ATGGCCCCAACTAAGAAaggtgaaaaaaagaaaggacgTTCTGCCATCAACGAGGTGGTTACCAGAGAGTACACCATCAATGTCCACAAGCGTATCCATGGCGT GGGTTTCAAGAAGAGGGCTCCCCGTGCCATCAAAGAAATCCGCCGGTTTGCAATGAAGGAGATGGGAACCCCTGATGTCCGTATTGACACTCGCCTTAACAAGGCAGTGTGGAGCAAGGGGGTCAG GAACGTCCCATACAGGATACGCGTTCGACTGTCCAGGAAACGTAATGAGGACGAGGATTCCCCCAACAAACTGTACACCCTGGTTACATACGTTCCAGTCACGACATGCAAAG GTTTGCAGACAGTCAATGTTGATGAAAACTAA